In Thermodesulfobacteriota bacterium, a genomic segment contains:
- a CDS encoding MFS transporter, whose product MSHNIAHQQANASLYSWMTRLVDVQPDELRSLIWSFLYFFSLLCSYYIIRPIRDEMGIAGGVENLHWLFTGTFLSMLAAVPLFGWIASKYPRKRFIPCVYYFFIANLLLFFFLFSTNLTHAYVARAFFIWVSVYNLFVVSVFWSFMADIYSDNQAKRLFGFIAAGGTTGAIVGPALTGNLVLLLGPKNLLPLSAILLLVSVVCIGRLISKKHESTSTVPGSFSKTEPNQAEDSDEKPMGGSIVAAFRLVLSSPYLMGICLLILLFTTLATFLYFQQAQIVRDSFDDPSRRTAVFAAIDFAVNILAVTIQVLLTGRIVKSIGLSWSLALIPVLLGLGFLMLGLVPLLMVLVIVQVVRRAGDYAIMKPSREMLFTVLNKQEKYKAKNFIDTAIYRGGDAVSAWIYAGLSGLGVSLSAIALAAVPISGIWAIVSYILGKKREELAGRSA is encoded by the coding sequence ATGTCTCACAATATAGCACACCAACAGGCAAATGCATCCCTTTATTCATGGATGACAAGACTGGTAGATGTTCAACCGGACGAATTAAGATCCCTCATTTGGTCGTTTCTCTACTTCTTTTCCCTGCTATGTAGCTATTATATAATCAGGCCCATACGAGATGAGATGGGGATAGCCGGTGGAGTTGAGAATTTACATTGGTTATTTACAGGTACTTTTCTTTCAATGCTTGCTGCGGTACCGCTATTCGGATGGATTGCCTCAAAGTACCCTCGGAAAAGGTTCATTCCCTGCGTCTACTATTTCTTTATAGCAAATCTCCTGCTCTTCTTTTTCTTATTTAGTACCAATTTAACACATGCTTATGTGGCGCGCGCATTTTTTATATGGGTTAGTGTATATAACCTTTTTGTCGTATCGGTATTTTGGAGCTTCATGGCAGATATATATAGCGATAACCAAGCAAAAAGGCTTTTTGGTTTTATCGCGGCCGGGGGAACAACCGGCGCCATTGTGGGCCCAGCGTTAACGGGGAATTTGGTATTATTGTTAGGTCCTAAAAATTTACTGCCCCTGTCAGCAATTTTATTGCTCGTGTCTGTTGTCTGCATAGGGCGCTTAATTTCAAAAAAGCATGAATCCACTTCGACGGTTCCTGGTTCATTTTCAAAGACCGAACCCAACCAAGCTGAGGATTCGGATGAAAAGCCAATGGGTGGAAGCATAGTTGCTGCATTCCGTTTAGTCCTAAGCTCCCCTTATTTGATGGGAATTTGTCTTCTAATCTTACTATTTACAACCCTTGCAACCTTTTTGTATTTTCAGCAAGCGCAGATAGTTCGGGATAGTTTTGATGATCCATCCCGACGTACTGCGGTATTTGCTGCAATAGATTTTGCAGTCAATATACTTGCGGTCACCATTCAGGTTCTTCTCACCGGTCGTATTGTCAAAAGTATAGGCCTGAGTTGGAGCTTGGCCTTAATACCGGTGCTCCTGGGTTTAGGCTTTTTAATGTTGGGCTTGGTCCCTTTACTTATGGTCCTCGTTATCGTTCAGGTCGTTCGGCGCGCTGGCGATTATGCCATAATGAAACCTTCACGCGAGATGCTTTTCACTGTGCTAAACAAACAAGAAAAGTATAAGGCGAAAAATTTTATAGATACTGCGATCTACAGGGGGGGAGATGCTGTGAGTGCCTGGATTTACGCAGGTCTTTCAGGTTTGGGTGTGAGTCTTTCGGCTATTGCTCTTGCCGCTGTTCCTATTTCCGGAATTTGGGCTATCGTTTCGTATATATTGGGTAAGAAAAGGGAAGAATTGGCTGGCAGAAGCGCGTGA
- a CDS encoding aldo/keto reductase codes for MISRRKFIGGLFGTWAGITFLPDKLLSKQLRPIKRTIPSSGELLPIIGMGTSRTFDVGSNKEMLAQLAEVMQLFFDGGGALIDSSPMYGSSERVLGELLKKTTNKKNLFSATKVWTYGRESGIRQMNESLKLWGLKSFDLMQVHNLRDWKVHIKTLRDWKEEGKIRYIGITTSHGRDHEEFEKIQKTERLDFAQFSYNIEDRVAEKRLLPLAREKNIATIINRPFQRGGLFKKVRGKPLPEWASEFDCTSWGQYFLKFIASNPDVTNIIPATSNVKHVADNMAAGFGRLPDEKTRIRMIEYYEKV; via the coding sequence ATGATTTCACGAAGGAAATTCATAGGGGGTCTTTTCGGGACATGGGCCGGAATTACTTTTCTCCCAGACAAACTGTTATCAAAACAACTGCGTCCCATTAAGAGGACTATACCCTCTTCGGGCGAGCTGCTTCCGATTATAGGTATGGGAACATCCCGTACGTTCGATGTCGGTTCCAATAAAGAAATGCTTGCTCAGCTAGCTGAGGTCATGCAGTTGTTCTTTGATGGTGGAGGTGCGTTGATAGATTCTTCACCAATGTATGGTTCTTCAGAAAGGGTCTTGGGCGAACTGCTCAAAAAAACGACTAATAAGAAAAATCTCTTTTCTGCAACCAAGGTGTGGACCTATGGCAGAGAATCAGGAATTAGACAGATGAATGAATCACTTAAATTATGGGGTTTAAAGAGTTTCGATCTTATGCAGGTACACAACCTTCGTGACTGGAAGGTACATATAAAAACCCTCAGAGATTGGAAAGAGGAGGGCAAAATACGATACATTGGAATTACGACTTCTCATGGAAGAGACCATGAAGAATTCGAAAAGATTCAGAAGACCGAGCGGCTGGACTTTGCACAATTTAGTTACAATATCGAGGACCGTGTTGCAGAAAAACGTCTTTTGCCACTTGCTCGGGAAAAGAATATAGCGACTATAATAAATCGTCCATTTCAAAGAGGTGGATTATTCAAAAAAGTTCGGGGAAAACCCTTACCGGAATGGGCTTCCGAATTTGATTGCACTAGCTGGGGTCAATATTTCCTGAAATTCATTGCCTCAAATCCTGATGTCACAAATATTATCCCCGCCACATCAAACGTGAAACACGTGGCCGACAATATGGCAGCGGGCTTTGGCCGGTTGCCTGATGAGAAAACACGCATTCGAATGATAGAATACTACGAAAAGGTTTAA